One region of Flavobacterium sp. KACC 22763 genomic DNA includes:
- a CDS encoding GH3 auxin-responsive promoter family protein: protein MSIKSIAAKIFARKIYKQTLRWAEKPVETQQKVFRSLIENAQDTEFGKDHYFNQIKTFKDFQKQVPVRDYEDLKPYVEKVVKGEADILWKGKPLYFAKTSGTTSGAKFIPLTKESMPYHIEAARNAILHYINETGKADFVDGKMIFLQGSPILTEKYGIKFGRLSGIVAHFVPKYLQKNRMPSWETNCIDDWETKVDAIVDETIKEDMSVISGIPSWVQMYFERLQQKSEGKKISEIFKNFNLFIYGGVNYEPYRAKFEQMIGKKVDSIELFPASEGFFAYQDSQKEKGMLLLLNSGIFYEFIKADEFFSENPKVYTIGEVEVGVNYVLIISTNAGLWRYNIGDTVQFTSLAPYRVIVSGRIKHYISAFGEHVIANEVENAMKEAVNSTNIVINEFTVAPQITPTTGLPYHEWLIEFEKEPENMEVFAETIDSSMRKQNIYYDDLITGNVLRKVVITKVSKNGFQDYMKSQGKLGGQNKIPRLSNNRDIADNLK from the coding sequence ATGTCAATTAAGTCAATTGCGGCGAAAATTTTTGCCCGAAAAATATATAAACAAACGCTTAGATGGGCTGAAAAACCTGTTGAAACGCAACAAAAGGTTTTTAGAAGTCTGATTGAAAATGCTCAAGACACCGAATTTGGAAAAGATCATTATTTTAATCAAATAAAAACTTTTAAAGATTTTCAGAAACAAGTTCCTGTAAGAGATTACGAAGACTTAAAACCATACGTTGAAAAGGTTGTAAAAGGCGAAGCAGATATTTTATGGAAAGGAAAACCATTATATTTTGCTAAAACTTCGGGAACAACTTCGGGAGCGAAATTTATTCCGCTGACCAAAGAATCGATGCCTTATCATATAGAAGCGGCCCGAAATGCCATTCTGCATTATATTAACGAGACTGGAAAAGCAGATTTTGTTGACGGAAAAATGATCTTTTTGCAAGGTAGCCCAATCCTCACAGAAAAATACGGAATTAAATTTGGAAGACTTTCTGGAATTGTGGCGCATTTTGTTCCTAAATACCTGCAGAAAAACAGAATGCCATCTTGGGAAACCAATTGCATTGATGATTGGGAAACCAAAGTAGATGCCATTGTAGACGAAACCATAAAAGAAGACATGTCGGTTATCTCTGGAATTCCGTCTTGGGTACAGATGTATTTTGAACGTCTACAGCAAAAAAGCGAAGGGAAAAAGATTAGCGAGATATTCAAAAATTTTAATCTGTTTATTTACGGCGGAGTAAATTACGAGCCTTATCGAGCGAAATTTGAACAGATGATAGGTAAAAAAGTAGATAGCATTGAATTGTTTCCTGCCTCTGAAGGATTTTTTGCGTACCAAGATTCGCAGAAAGAAAAAGGAATGTTATTACTTTTGAATTCAGGAATTTTCTATGAGTTTATAAAAGCAGATGAATTTTTTAGTGAAAACCCGAAAGTATACACGATTGGTGAAGTTGAGGTAGGAGTAAACTATGTTTTGATTATCTCTACCAACGCAGGGCTTTGGCGTTATAATATTGGCGATACCGTTCAATTTACATCTTTGGCGCCGTATCGTGTTATAGTTTCAGGTCGTATTAAACATTATATTTCGGCGTTTGGAGAGCATGTTATTGCCAATGAGGTTGAAAATGCGATGAAAGAAGCCGTAAATTCAACTAATATAGTAATCAATGAATTTACTGTAGCTCCACAAATCACGCCTACCACCGGATTACCGTACCACGAATGGCTAATTGAATTTGAAAAAGAGCCTGAAAATATGGAAGTTTTTGCTGAAACGATTGACAGTTCAATGCGAAAGCAGAATATCTATTACGATGATTTAATTACCGGAAATGTTTTAAGAAAGGTAGTAATCACTAAAGTTTCTAAAAACGGATTTCAAGATTACATGAAATCGCAAGGAAAACTAGGAGGACAGAATAAGATTCCGAGATTATCAAATAATAGAGATATTGCAGATAATTTGAAGTAG
- a CDS encoding DUF6909 family protein: MKETKHISRSRAQESSAAIEKMYITMRHLFNRGFYKPMGVSGDSLRESLLALRPEIYGNIAEEKVELNGLLYVIERLPIGIEQCRFINLTSDEGYSKSHFQPIVPPKRRRNCYRIDEEQMNVEITRGRSDIYDILTHLTFIFIESHKIKNRVLIDDGGEVSRDWQKLEQSVMQTKKLTQIEKEKAISHVANILARTFEEVLDIYDAFGSESAPDRFLHVIYWLGKLAIEEIVENNKRTITFSPVLRERLGHHIHGEIWATNIKEVLKANDLLKRPIHVISANMHSVMNSIFATPLLKTKYKGKTDFFIYEELSGSGSKEIRGQVEELALKNGMISLPDCSGTNIDVQIFDTAKIDWSKTAFSHANVGEDKPVIIVMDYAFGEQAYETIDELLKPFKKETLLNVKSVSIMGKAGILEGGKGDIMIPTAHINEGTADNYFFENELTGAMFEGNDIDIYEGAMVTVLGTSLQNRDLLKFFHESTWGVIGLEMEGSYYQKAIQSASKIRKSVPHDIKVRYAYYASDNPLETGSTLASGGLGTTGVKPTYLITIKILEQIFNIK; encoded by the coding sequence ATGAAAGAAACTAAACATATATCAAGATCTAGAGCGCAAGAATCTTCTGCGGCGATAGAAAAAATGTACATTACAATGCGCCATTTATTCAACCGTGGTTTTTACAAACCAATGGGAGTTTCTGGCGATAGCTTACGCGAATCATTATTGGCTTTACGCCCAGAAATTTATGGAAACATTGCCGAAGAGAAAGTAGAACTAAACGGACTTTTGTACGTTATAGAACGTCTTCCAATTGGAATCGAGCAGTGCCGTTTTATTAATTTAACATCAGACGAAGGATATTCTAAATCGCATTTTCAGCCAATTGTTCCTCCAAAAAGAAGAAGAAATTGCTACAGAATCGATGAAGAACAAATGAATGTTGAAATCACTCGTGGACGTTCGGATATTTATGATATTTTGACGCATTTGACTTTCATTTTCATCGAATCTCATAAAATTAAAAACAGAGTTTTGATAGACGATGGAGGAGAAGTTTCGCGCGATTGGCAGAAATTAGAGCAATCTGTAATGCAAACCAAAAAGCTGACGCAGATTGAGAAAGAAAAAGCGATTTCTCACGTAGCAAACATTTTGGCTAGAACCTTCGAAGAAGTTTTAGATATTTATGATGCTTTTGGTTCTGAATCAGCGCCAGATCGTTTCTTGCACGTTATTTACTGGTTAGGAAAATTGGCAATCGAGGAAATTGTTGAAAACAATAAACGAACTATCACTTTTAGTCCTGTTTTACGTGAAAGATTAGGACATCACATTCACGGAGAAATTTGGGCAACAAATATTAAAGAAGTTTTAAAAGCAAACGATTTGCTGAAAAGACCAATTCACGTTATCAGTGCCAATATGCACAGTGTGATGAATTCGATTTTTGCAACACCTTTGCTGAAAACAAAATATAAAGGAAAAACAGATTTCTTTATTTATGAAGAATTAAGCGGTTCTGGTTCAAAAGAAATAAGAGGACAGGTTGAAGAACTGGCTTTAAAAAATGGAATGATTTCGTTGCCAGATTGTTCAGGAACCAATATCGATGTTCAGATTTTTGATACGGCTAAAATTGACTGGTCAAAAACAGCTTTTTCGCATGCAAATGTTGGTGAAGATAAACCAGTTATAATCGTAATGGATTATGCTTTTGGAGAACAAGCTTACGAGACTATCGACGAACTTTTAAAACCATTCAAAAAAGAAACTTTACTGAATGTAAAATCGGTTTCGATTATGGGTAAAGCTGGAATTCTGGAAGGAGGAAAAGGAGATATCATGATTCCGACGGCACATATTAACGAAGGAACAGCAGATAATTATTTCTTCGAAAACGAACTAACAGGCGCAATGTTCGAAGGAAATGATATAGATATTTATGAAGGAGCAATGGTTACCGTTTTAGGAACTTCATTGCAAAACAGAGATTTATTGAAATTCTTCCACGAATCTACTTGGGGTGTAATTGGTCTTGAAATGGAAGGATCATATTACCAAAAAGCGATTCAGTCGGCATCAAAAATTAGAAAAAGCGTTCCGCATGATATCAAAGTTCGTTACGCTTATTATGCATCAGATAATCCTTTGGAAACAGGAAGCACGCTGGCTTCAGGTGGATTAGGAACAACTGGTGTAAAACCAACTTATTTGATTACTATTAAAATTTTAGAGCAGATTTTTAATATAAAATAA
- a CDS encoding O-antigen ligase family protein encodes MKIPLSKIYLFFFFLGLFFFSFNEYQGLSFLGEFKTESGALFFLLGFLLLGIESIAKGKISIPYKSTIFQILVFFLIWCFITTVLNANTVVSNYFKHTSGINRFVRQYFSMILSCVVFFLFYWNVIYKMKTIDILLKIRKVFLLSLIIAFTYGFFEVLVVVFGFGKLYSVLKLFDFFPFLEVSLQTGGRISSIAYEPPFLAIYLITISGWMFSYILTEKGLVKFLPAFAVLFLTYFSGSRTGLIVVLFQVCIFCVFLYRDPRFKSYLLKSFLAFTIVFCFLLLLNGTKIVNAIGDKIDSLDFRKNLTKNVSNQSRFGMQYAALQVFSKNPIIGVGFGQQGYHVRTHYPSWATRNNYEFELLYKNKNEKSFPPGYNIYTRLLAETGLIGFSLFLMLIFFSLVEVRKLMKTAKDEDKILLIIILISLSGLYVNWLQIDTFRMYGVWLSLAILIRMRYKPLKFKDE; translated from the coding sequence ATGAAAATACCATTATCAAAAATATATCTGTTTTTTTTCTTTCTCGGACTTTTCTTTTTTTCATTTAATGAATATCAAGGGCTTTCTTTTTTGGGAGAATTTAAAACAGAATCTGGAGCACTTTTTTTTCTTTTAGGTTTTTTACTATTAGGTATTGAATCTATTGCAAAAGGTAAAATTTCAATTCCTTATAAAAGCACTATCTTCCAAATACTTGTCTTTTTTTTAATATGGTGTTTCATAACTACTGTTTTAAATGCAAATACCGTTGTCTCAAATTATTTTAAACACACTAGCGGAATTAACCGTTTTGTGAGACAATATTTTTCAATGATATTATCCTGCGTTGTTTTCTTTTTATTTTATTGGAATGTAATCTATAAAATGAAGACCATTGATATTCTTTTAAAAATAAGAAAGGTATTTCTACTTTCATTAATTATAGCTTTTACATACGGGTTTTTTGAAGTCTTAGTTGTAGTTTTTGGTTTCGGAAAACTATATTCAGTTTTAAAACTATTCGATTTTTTCCCCTTTCTAGAAGTGTCTCTTCAAACAGGAGGAAGGATTTCGTCCATTGCTTATGAACCGCCATTTTTAGCTATTTACCTTATTACTATTTCTGGTTGGATGTTTAGTTATATACTTACAGAAAAAGGCCTAGTAAAATTTTTGCCAGCTTTTGCTGTTTTATTTCTTACTTATTTTTCAGGATCACGAACAGGACTTATAGTTGTTCTTTTTCAAGTATGTATATTTTGTGTTTTCTTATATCGAGATCCGCGTTTTAAATCTTATCTTTTAAAATCATTCCTTGCGTTTACTATTGTATTTTGTTTTTTGCTTCTTTTGAATGGAACTAAAATTGTTAACGCCATAGGAGATAAAATAGATTCGCTGGATTTTAGAAAAAATCTAACTAAAAACGTATCCAATCAATCTCGATTTGGAATGCAATATGCTGCTTTACAAGTTTTTAGTAAAAATCCGATTATTGGTGTTGGGTTTGGACAGCAAGGGTATCATGTTCGAACACATTACCCAAGTTGGGCAACAAGAAATAATTATGAATTTGAATTACTGTATAAAAATAAAAACGAAAAATCATTTCCGCCAGGTTATAATATTTACACCAGATTGCTCGCAGAGACAGGATTAATTGGCTTTAGTTTATTTTTAATGCTTATTTTTTTCTCTTTGGTTGAGGTTAGAAAACTAATGAAAACTGCCAAAGATGAAGATAAAATTCTATTAATAATCATTTTGATATCTCTTTCAGGGCTATATGTAAACTGGTTGCAAATAGATACTTTTAGAATGTATGGTGTTTGGTTAAGTTTGGCTATTTTGATAAGAATGAGATACAAACCATTAAAATTTAAAGATGAATAA
- a CDS encoding glycosyltransferase, translating into MNKILVLIPYYNNIEGLLKSLRSIDPDEESDVLIVDDGSAIKLNEDLVYESFKAKGKVFFKILEKNGGIESALNQGLEIAQAKKYEYIARLDCGDICLGKRFQIQHQFLKENLEIKIVGTNVLAVDCDDKFLYAINLPLHHEEIEKKMYFNSMLIHPAVMFCTSIIETIGYYPTHYKSAEDYAFFFAILKKHKMANIKEYLTQIEINEKGISLQKRQQQVKSRIQIIKDNFYFGWYPIYGLFRNYILLILPYNIILAIKKMKKNA; encoded by the coding sequence ATGAATAAAATTCTTGTTTTAATTCCATATTATAATAATATAGAAGGATTATTAAAGTCTTTAAGGTCAATAGATCCTGATGAAGAATCAGATGTGCTAATTGTTGATGATGGAAGTGCAATTAAGCTAAATGAAGATTTAGTTTATGAAAGTTTTAAAGCAAAGGGAAAAGTTTTTTTTAAGATTTTAGAAAAAAATGGAGGAATAGAATCAGCATTAAACCAAGGGTTAGAAATAGCTCAAGCTAAAAAATATGAATATATTGCAAGATTAGATTGTGGTGATATTTGTTTAGGAAAAAGATTTCAGATTCAGCACCAATTTTTAAAAGAAAATCTCGAAATTAAAATTGTTGGTACAAATGTATTGGCTGTAGATTGCGATGACAAATTTTTATATGCAATTAACCTTCCATTACATCATGAAGAAATAGAAAAAAAAATGTACTTCAATTCGATGCTCATACATCCTGCTGTAATGTTTTGCACGTCAATAATTGAAACAATTGGATATTATCCTACTCATTATAAATCTGCTGAAGATTATGCTTTCTTTTTTGCTATTCTAAAAAAGCATAAGATGGCAAATATAAAAGAGTACTTGACCCAAATTGAAATTAATGAAAAAGGGATTTCTTTGCAAAAAAGACAGCAGCAGGTAAAAAGCAGAATTCAAATCATAAAAGACAATTTTTATTTCGGATGGTATCCAATCTATGGTCTTTTTAGAAATTATATACTCCTTATTTTGCCATATAATATAATTTTAGCGATTAAAAAAATGAAGAAAAATGCTTAA
- a CDS encoding O-antigen ligase family protein, whose amino-acid sequence MLNILKKNGFEYLAYGLILSLFFSKAIPNIILAVLSLWTIIDFRSIQKPKFRFSSSNFLLAILIFLSFKSLLFGTIIYDLKVYKGLLLIFWLSIVFQRIKSTDKLKTVILCAITLVVVSSLFLIALYYFKNKNLPFSNTAEVNQLLLLERPYIGFIAVLGIFLAIEKAISDPPLKKVWIINGLILFLFIVLISARISIITIFLLATVYLMFYFKISKLKKALVLISLAIGFVLLIFINKNISERFFIKSNFSESLKTASDYEPRIVIWDCAYQMTKESDFKILIGFEGYQRIGELFLNCYSSKIENESKREYFLSEKFNSHNQFIDFYLIGGITTFLLFVVFFVKLISESKSDFFKVATVVSFLLFFIVENIFYRQFGCYLFGIFILILAHNKINEEN is encoded by the coding sequence ATGCTTAATATATTAAAAAAGAACGGTTTTGAATACCTTGCTTATGGTTTAATATTGTCGCTTTTTTTTTCAAAAGCGATTCCTAATATTATTTTAGCGGTTTTATCTTTATGGACAATTATTGATTTTAGATCAATTCAAAAACCAAAATTTAGGTTTTCTTCTAGCAATTTTTTATTAGCAATATTAATTTTTTTAAGTTTTAAGTCGCTTCTCTTCGGAACTATAATTTATGATTTGAAAGTTTATAAAGGATTATTATTAATCTTTTGGCTTTCAATCGTTTTTCAGAGAATTAAATCTACAGATAAGTTAAAGACAGTTATTTTATGTGCAATAACTCTTGTCGTTGTAAGCTCACTTTTTTTAATTGCTTTGTATTATTTTAAAAACAAAAATCTTCCTTTTTCAAATACAGCTGAGGTTAATCAATTGTTGTTATTGGAGCGTCCCTATATTGGATTTATTGCTGTTTTGGGAATTTTTCTCGCTATTGAAAAAGCAATTTCAGATCCACCTTTAAAAAAGGTATGGATTATTAATGGATTAATATTATTTCTATTTATAGTTTTAATTTCGGCAAGAATTTCCATTATAACAATATTCCTATTAGCAACAGTTTATCTAATGTTTTATTTTAAAATTAGTAAATTGAAAAAGGCTCTTGTTTTAATAAGTTTAGCCATTGGATTTGTACTTTTAATTTTTATTAATAAAAATATATCTGAGCGTTTTTTTATAAAAAGTAATTTTTCAGAGTCTTTGAAGACAGCATCAGATTATGAACCAAGAATCGTGATTTGGGATTGTGCCTATCAAATGACAAAAGAAAGTGATTTTAAAATTTTAATTGGATTTGAAGGTTATCAAAGAATAGGAGAACTTTTTTTGAATTGTTATTCCTCAAAGATTGAAAATGAATCAAAACGAGAATATTTTTTATCAGAGAAATTTAATTCGCATAACCAGTTTATCGATTTCTATTTAATTGGAGGAATTACAACTTTTTTATTGTTTGTTGTTTTCTTTGTAAAATTAATATCTGAATCTAAATCTGATTTTTTCAAAGTAGCAACAGTAGTTTCGTTCTTACTTTTTTTTATAGTAGAAAATATATTTTATAGACAATTTGGATGTTATTTGTTTGGTATATTTATACTAATTTTGGCCCATAATAAAATAAATGAAGAAAATTAA
- a CDS encoding glycosyltransferase, producing MKKIKIAHILHSVGGVDVSLRQILHNLDNKTFENIVIHGDSDTINGFVDKDAKPIVDYKLPIYREISFKSDFQAILKTWKIIRKEQPDLIHSHSTKGGVTGRIVGFLTGTKVLHTPQAFSFLSAESKIKKVFFLIIEKVLSKGRTILLASSQSELNRAINEVGFPKSKTNLFNNAIEPIEKIFDLSIPKTWPDQYLCTVGRPCYQKNIEELIEVLYKVNKSIDVHLVILGLGHHADHIKQVEDLIDKLGLKNKVTLLSWTSREDVLNIISESKLYLSTARYEGLPYSVIESLALSIPGVVSDCDGNRDLIINGFNGYCIKENNTEEFSQKIIELLQNENKYLEFSKNAKETFEKNHNIYQKINDLESIYKAQLN from the coding sequence ATGAAGAAAATTAAAATTGCTCATATTCTACATTCAGTTGGAGGAGTTGATGTCTCTTTGAGACAGATACTTCACAATTTGGATAATAAGACTTTTGAGAATATTGTAATTCATGGGGATTCGGACACTATAAATGGGTTTGTAGATAAAGATGCTAAACCAATTGTAGATTATAAGCTTCCAATTTACAGAGAAATATCTTTTAAAAGTGATTTTCAGGCAATTTTAAAGACCTGGAAAATCATTCGTAAAGAACAACCAGACTTGATACATTCACATAGTACAAAAGGTGGTGTTACAGGGAGAATAGTTGGTTTTTTAACAGGAACAAAAGTTTTGCACACACCACAAGCGTTTTCTTTTTTGAGTGCGGAAAGTAAAATTAAAAAAGTATTTTTTTTAATAATTGAAAAAGTGCTTTCAAAAGGGAGAACAATTTTATTAGCCTCTTCTCAATCTGAGCTAAATAGAGCGATAAATGAAGTTGGTTTTCCAAAATCAAAAACCAATCTTTTTAATAATGCTATAGAACCAATTGAAAAGATTTTTGATTTATCAATACCTAAAACATGGCCAGACCAATATCTTTGTACGGTTGGAAGACCTTGTTATCAAAAAAACATAGAAGAATTAATTGAAGTTTTATATAAAGTCAATAAGTCAATAGATGTTCATTTGGTAATTTTAGGTTTAGGACATCATGCAGATCATATTAAACAAGTTGAAGATCTAATAGATAAACTAGGTTTAAAAAATAAAGTGACATTATTGAGTTGGACTTCAAGAGAAGATGTTTTAAATATTATAAGTGAATCAAAACTATATCTTTCTACTGCACGATATGAGGGATTGCCTTATTCTGTGATTGAAAGTTTAGCATTATCAATTCCAGGCGTAGTTTCTGATTGTGACGGCAACCGAGATCTAATCATAAATGGATTTAATGGTTACTGTATTAAAGAAAACAATACGGAAGAATTCAGTCAAAAAATAATTGAATTACTTCAAAATGAAAATAAATATCTAGAATTCTCAAAAAATGCCAAGGAGACTTTTGAAAAGAACCATAATATTTATCAAAAAATAAATGATCTCGAAAGTATTTACAAAGCACAATTAAATTAA
- a CDS encoding UDP-glucuronic acid decarboxylase family protein, which translates to MKRILITGAAGFLGSHLCDRFIKEGYFVIGMDNLITGDLKNIEHLFKLENFEFYHHDITKFVHVPGDLDYILHFASPASPIDYLKIPIQTLKVGSLGTHNLLGLARVKKARILIASTSEVYGDPLVHPQTEEYYGNVNTIGPRGVYDEAKRFQESITMAYHTFHGVETRIVRIFNTYGPRMRLNDGRVIPAFIGQALRGEDLTIFGDGMQTRSFCYVDDQVEGIYRLLHSDYVYPVNIGNPDEITIKDFAEEIIKLTGTSQKVVYHPLPINDPLQRQPDTTKAKELLGWEAKVSRAEGMKITYEYFKSLSPEELAKEEHKDFSNYIK; encoded by the coding sequence ATGAAAAGAATACTTATTACTGGAGCTGCAGGATTTTTAGGATCGCATTTATGTGACAGATTTATTAAAGAAGGTTATTTTGTAATTGGAATGGATAATCTAATCACAGGAGATCTTAAAAATATTGAGCATTTATTCAAACTGGAAAATTTTGAGTTTTATCATCATGATATTACCAAATTTGTTCACGTTCCTGGTGATTTAGATTATATACTGCATTTTGCTTCACCGGCAAGTCCGATCGATTATTTAAAAATCCCGATTCAAACTCTTAAAGTAGGATCTTTAGGAACGCATAATTTATTAGGATTGGCGCGAGTTAAAAAAGCAAGAATTTTGATTGCATCAACTTCTGAAGTTTATGGAGATCCTTTAGTGCATCCACAGACAGAAGAATATTACGGAAATGTAAATACAATTGGTCCTCGAGGCGTTTATGATGAAGCAAAACGTTTTCAGGAATCAATAACAATGGCATATCATACTTTTCATGGCGTAGAAACTAGAATCGTGCGTATTTTTAATACTTACGGTCCAAGAATGCGATTAAACGACGGACGTGTAATTCCTGCATTTATTGGACAAGCATTACGCGGAGAAGATTTAACTATTTTCGGAGACGGAATGCAAACTCGTTCTTTCTGTTATGTTGACGATCAAGTTGAGGGGATTTACAGATTACTGCACTCAGATTACGTTTATCCAGTAAATATTGGAAATCCAGACGAAATCACAATCAAAGATTTTGCGGAAGAAATCATAAAACTGACAGGAACAAGTCAGAAAGTGGTTTATCATCCGCTGCCAATAAACGATCCATTGCAGCGTCAGCCAGATACAACAAAAGCAAAAGAATTGTTGGGTTGGGAAGCTAAAGTGAGCCGTGCTGAAGGTATGAAAATCACGTATGAGTATTTCAAATCATTATCTCCAGAAGAACTGGCAAAAGAAGAACATAAAGACTTTTCAAACTATATAAAATAA